A stretch of Zootoca vivipara chromosome 13, rZooViv1.1, whole genome shotgun sequence DNA encodes these proteins:
- the LOC118095302 gene encoding beta-crystallin B2, with translation MASDHQASKQQQASSKIVVFEQENFQGRCHELNAACPNLKEVGLEKVGSILVHSGPWVGYEQANCKGEQFVFEKGEYPRWDSWTNSRRSDSISALRPIKVDSQEHKIVLYENPSFTGKKIEIIDDDVPSFHAHGYQEKVSSVRVQSGTWVGYQYPGYRGYQYLFEKGDYKDSAEFGAQQPQIQSVRRIRDMQWHQRGAFHPAS, from the exons ATGGCTTCAGACCACCAAGCATCAAAACAGCAGCAAGCCAGCTCCAAG ATTGTCGTCTTCGAACAGGAGAATTTCCAGGGTCGCTGCCATGAGCTGAATGCAGCTTGTCCCAATTTGAAGGAGGTTGGGCTAGAGAAAGTGGGCTCCATCCTGGTGCATTCAGGCCC GTGGGTTGGTTATGAGCAGGCGAACTGCAAAGGGGAGCAATTTGTCTTTGAGAAAGGAGAATATCCCCGCTGGGACTCATGGACCAACAGCCGGAGGAGCGACAGCATCTCTGCCTTGAGGCCCATCAAAGTG GACAGCCAGGAGCACAAGATCGTCCTCTATGAGAACCCCAGTTTCACTGGAAAGAAGATAGAGATCATTGATGACGATGTGCCCAGTTTCCATGCCCATGGCTACCAGGAGAAGGTGTCCTCTGTGCGCGTCCAAAGTGGCAC atgggtgggataccAGTATCCTGGCTACCGAGGCTACCAGTACCTCTTTGAGAAGGGGGACTACAAGGACAGCGCTGAGTTTGGTGCTCAGCAGCCCCAGATCCAGTCGGTGCGGCGTATCCGGGACATGCAGTGGCACCAGAGGGGGGCCTTCCATCCTGCCAGCTAA